In one window of Epinephelus fuscoguttatus linkage group LG20, E.fuscoguttatus.final_Chr_v1 DNA:
- the pdk2a gene encoding pyruvate dehydrogenase (acetyl-transferring) kinase isozyme 2, mitochondrial: MKFVRFIMKNAALASVPKHIEHFSKFSPSPLSMKQFLDFGSINACEKTSFVFLRQELPVRLSNIMKEINLLPDKLLTTPSVQIVQSWYIQSLMEILEFLDKNPDDYKVLGEFVDTLVTIRNRHNDVVPTMAQGIIEYKEAFPQDPMTNQNIQYFLDRFYMSRISIRMLINQHTLIFDGTLNPVHPNTIGSIDPHCVVGDVVQDAFHSAKMLCDQYYLRSPDMVLQEMHGKKKAKHPMSIVYVPSHLYHMLFELFKNAMRATIETHDNSITLPPIQVLVSLGDEDLSIKVSDKGGGVPFRRIENLFSYMYSTAPAPQIGEHTRPPLAGFGYGLPISRLYAKYFQGDLQLYSMEGHGTDAVIYLKALSTDSIERLPVYNKTALRNYKVSQEADDWCIPSKEPIDMSIYKVPK; the protein is encoded by the exons ATGAAGTTCGTTAGGTTTATAATGAAAAACGCGGCGTTAGCCAGCGTCCCCAAACACATCGAGCATTTCTCCAAATTCTCTCCGTCACCGCTCTCCATGAAGCAATTCCTCGACTTCG GTTCCATTAACGCCTGTGAGAAGACCTCCTTTGTCTTCCTGAGGCAGGAGCTCCCCGTGCGACTCTCAAACATCATGAAAGAAATCAACCTGTTGCCTGACAAACTGCTCACAACCCCGTCCGTACAGATCGTGCAGAGCTG GTACATCCAGAGTTTAATGGAGATCCTTGAATTCCTTGATAAGAATCCTGATGACTACAAAGTCCTGGGAGA GTTTGTCGACACCCTAGTCACCATCAGAAACAGGCACAACGACGTTGTGCCAACTATGGCCCAGGGTATCATAGAATACAAAGAGGCTTTTCCCCAGGACCCGATGACCAACCAGAACATCCAGTACTTTCTGGACCGCTTCTACATGAGCCGCATCTCCATTCGAATGCTCATCAACCAGCACA CTCTTATTTTTGACGGTACCCTCAACCCTGTCCACCCAAACACCATCGGCAGCATTGACCCCCACTGTGTAGTCGGAGATGTAGTTCAGG ATGCTTTCCATAGTGCTAAGATGCTGTGTGACCAGTACTACCTCCGCTCCCCTGACATGGTACTGCAGGAGATGCATG gCAAGAAGAAGGCGAAGCATCCAATGAGCATTGTATACGTTCCCTCTCACCTGTATCACATGCTGTTTGAGCTCTTCAAG AATGCTATGAGGGCAACCATTGAGACCCACGACAACAGCATTACCCTCCCACCCATTCAAGTCTTGGTGTCTCTTGGAGACGAGGACCTGTCAATCAAG gtgAGCGACAAGGGCGGAGGTGTCCCCTTTCGCAGGATTGAGAACCTTTTCAGCTACATGTACTCCACCGCTCCTGCTCCACAGATAGGAGAGCACACACGGCCTCCGCTG gCTGGCTTCGGCTACGGTCTGCCCATCTCACGTCTCTACGCCAAGTACTTCCAGGGGGACCTGCAGCTCTACTCCATGGAGGGCCACGGCACAGACGCTGTCATCTACTTGAAG GCGCTGTCGACAGACTCCATCGAGAGGCTGCCGGTGTACAACAAAACCGCTCTGAGGAACTACAAAGTGAGCCAAGAGGCCGACGACTGGTGTATACCCAGTAAAGAGCCTATTGATATGAGCATATATAAGGTTCCCAAGTGA